In a genomic window of Drosophila takahashii strain IR98-3 E-12201 chromosome 3L, DtakHiC1v2, whole genome shotgun sequence:
- the Cdc27 gene encoding cell division cycle protein 27 homolog — MMIQEPVQAAIWHCLNYYDFKDAVFLAERLCSEVESDETIFLLATSYFRSNQVHQAYWLLKEKTRRSPQCRFLQAKCAYELKKYAEAESALISTGFADAKNCDELQREFGDLACFAYQLMAQICVRTERNKLAISALRRALKLNPFMWHAFADLCLLGQDTDAAAIFQIHSTDVFNTCQGSSANANAMVLFGAEQQQQQERQSLITNLSNISNYILTTPVDQQQQQQNQQQQTQQNHNQNHNNSNLVTPINNNNNNNNLNSSISMLRGGLVQNSSMLAMLEDTPMGGYPQDSTAQQQQQLYDMSSGTPFRKQFKYLSAISPPTPSFGIMPLTSPCTANDGSFIGNHTPVMNYSPMPQMLVEVNQEPKMMGKKLKTHVGGIIQRKEGSLNKPAVFTQAGNITPRTPNNNNVGNNVPPNPNAAVRRSSRLFSNSYSVKENNKSPNIANKFVQPRSPPRKTKSRMTKICLNNELIEEKSHHHLSEKRKEKVETITSSGANNNSGGRSAAEEAKVLLNNSLNNAQTMAHQLMGLKKQSADGLMALLRDLAEAYQLLSNFQCKAAIKQLETTIPKHQLNSSWVQSLIGVARYEMRDYEAAVGIFESIHKAEPCRLDYMEIYSSSLWHLQREVELSALAQDLINQDKSSPVTWCVSGNCFSLQKEHETAIKFFKRAVQVDPDFVYSYTLLGHELVLTEEFDKAMDYFRAAVVRDPRHYNAWFGIGTIYSKQEKYELAEIHYVKALKINPQNSVILVHIGAMQFYMKKKDLSLQTLNTAATLDPKNPLTRFHRGSIYFSLGKYQEALRELEELKEVVPKESVVFYLIGKIHKTLGNMDLALMHFSWATDLDPKGANNQIKDAFDSMAHPSCCPANTTALDVDLEPTSERSDDSTQAQQDGSYDSDY, encoded by the exons ATGATGATTCAAGAGCCCGTGCAG GCCGCCATATGGCACTGCCTGAACTACTACGACTTCAAGGATGCTGTTTTCCTGGCGGAGCGCCTCTGCTCCGAAG TGGAAAGCGACGAGACGATATTCCTGCTGGCCACCAGCTACTTCCGCTCCAACCAGGTGCACCAGGCCTACTGGCTGCTCAAGGAGAAGACGCGCCGCTCGCCGCAGTGCCGCTTTTTGCAGGCCAAGTGCGCCTACGAGCTGAAGAAGTACGCCGAGGCGGAGAGCGCTTTGATCTCGACGGGATTCGCGGACGCCAAGAACTGCGATGAGCTGCAGCGGGAGTTTGGGGATCTGGCCTGCTTCGCCTACCAGCTGATGGCCCAGATCTGTGTGCGCACGGAGCGCAATAAGCTGGCCATTAGCGCTCTACGGCGGGCTCTCAAGCTGAATCCCTTCATGTGGCACGCCTTCGCGGATCTGTGCCTGCTGGGCCAGGACACAGATGCGGCGGCCATATTCCAGATCCACAGCACAGATGTGTTCAACACCTGCCAGGGCAGCAGCGCCAATGCCAATGCCATGGTCTTGTTCGGcgccgagcagcagcagcagcaggagcgccAGTCGCTGATCACCAACCTAAGCAATATCTCTAACTATATACTGACCACGCCAGtggatcagcagcagcagcaacagaatcagcagcagcaaacgcAGCAGAACCATAACCAaaaccacaacaacagcaacctgGTGACGCCcataaacaacaataataacaacaacaatctcAACAGCTCGATCAGCATGCTGCGCGGCGGTTTGGTGCAGAACTCCAGCATGCTGGCGATGCTGGAGGACACACCCATGGGCGGCTATCCACAGGATTCGaccgcccagcagcagcagcagctgtacGACATGAGCAGCGGCACACCCTTTCGCAAGCAGTTCAAATACCTTTCGGCCATCTCACCGCCCACGCCCAGCTTCGGCATCATGCCGCTGACTAGTCCCTGCACCGCCAACGATGGCTCCTTCATCGGCAACCACACGCCCGTAATGAACTACTCACCGATGCCGCAGATGCTGGTCGAGGTCAACCAGGAGCCCAAGATGATGGGCAAGAAGCTGAAGACGCATGTCGGCGGGATCATCCAGCGCAAGGAGGGCAGCCTCAACAAGCCGGCCGTCTTCACGCAGGCGGGCAACATAACGCCACGCACGccgaacaacaacaatgtgGGCAACAATGTGCCGCCCAATCCGAATGCTGCAGTGCGTCGCAGTTCGCGACTGTTTAGCAACTCGTATTCGGTGAAGGAGAACAACAAGTCGCCCAATATAGCCAACAAGTTCGTGCAGCCTCGCTCGCCGCCCAGGAAAACAAAGTCACGGATGACCAAGATCTGCCTGAATAACGAACTGATCGAGGAGAAGTCCCACCATCATTTGTCGGAGAAGCGAAAGGAGAAGGTGGAGACCATCACCTCGTCGGGAGCGAATAACAACAGCGGCGGACGCAGTGCCGCCGAGGAGGCCAAGGTCCTGCTGAACAACAGTCTGAACAATGCGCAGACGATGGCCCACCAGTTGATGGGACTCAAGAAGCAGTCGGCCGACGGGCTGATGGCTCTACTAAGGGATTTGGCTGAAGCCTATCAGCTGCTGTCCAACTTCCAGTGCAAGGCGGCCATCAAGCAGCTAGAGACGACGATACCAAAGCACCAACTGAACTCCAGCTGGGTGCAGTCGCTGATCGGAGTGGCCAGGTACGAGATGCGCGACTACGAGGCGGCGGTGGGAATCTTTGAGAGCATCCACAAGGCGGAGCCATGCCGGCTGGACTACATGGAGATATACTCCTCCTCGCTGTGGCATCTGCAGCGCGAGGTGGAGCTCTCTGCTTTGGCCCAGGATCTAATTAACCAGGACAAGAGCAGCCCGGTTACCTGGTGCGTTTCCGGCAATTGCTTCTCCCTGCAAAAGGAGCACGAGACGGCCATTAAGTTCTTCAAGCGGGCCGTTCAGGTGGATCCCGACTTTGTCTACAGCTACACCCTGCTGGGCCACGAGCTCGTGCTGACCGAGGAGTTCGACAAGGCGATGGACTACTTCCGGGCTGCCGTCGTCCGGGATCCGAGGCATTACAACGCCTGGTTTGGGATCGGCACCATCTACTCCAAGCAGGAGAAGTACGAACTGGCCGAAATCCACTATGTGAAGGCTCTGAAAATCAATCCGCAGAACTCTGTTATCCTCGTGCACATCGGCGCCATGCAGTTCTACATGAAGAAGAAGGATCTGTCGCTGCAGACACTCAACACGGCCGCCACGCTGGACCCGAAGAATCCGCTGACCCGATTCCATCGCGGCTCCATCTACTTCTCGCTGGGCAAGTACCAGGAGGCGCTGCGCGAGCTGGAGGAGCTGAAGGAGGTGGTGCCCAAGGAGTCGGTGGTGTTCTATCTGATCGGCAAGATCCACAAGACGCTGGGCAACATGGATCTGGCGCTGATGCACTTCAGCTGGGCCACCGATTTGGATCCCAAGGGTGCCAACAATCAAATCAAAGATGCCTTCGACTCCATGGCCCATCCCAGCTGCTGTCCGGCCAACACGACGGCCTTGGACGTCGATCTGGAGCCCACCTCGGAGCGTTCCGATGACTCGACGCAGGCGCAGCAGGATGGAAGCTACGACAGCGACTACTAG
- the RpL18 gene encoding large ribosomal subunit protein eL18: MGIDINHKYDRKVRRTEPKSQDVYLRLLVKLYRFLQRRTNKKFNRIVLKRLFMSKINRPPLSLQRIARFFKAANQPESTIVVVGTVTDDARLLVVPKVTVCALHVTQTARERILKAGGEVLTFDQLALRSPTGKNTLLLQGRRTARTACKHFGKAPGVPHSHTRPYVRSKGRKFERARGRRSSCGYKK; this comes from the exons ATG GGTATTGATATCAACCACAAGTACGATCGCAAGGTTCGCAGAACCGAGCCCAAATCCCAGGATGTGTACCTGCGCCTGCTGGTCAAG CTGTACCGCTTCCTCCAGCGCCGCACCAACAAGAAGTTCAACCGCATCGTCCTGAAGCGCTTGTTCATGAGCAAGATCAACCGCCCGCCGCTATCGCTGCAGCGCATCGCTCGCTTCTTCAAGGCCGCCAACCAGCCGGAGTCGACCATTGTGGTCGTTGGCACCGTCACCGACGATGCCCGCCTGCTGGTGGTGCCCAAGGTCACCGTGTGCGCCCTGCACGTCACCCAGACCGCCAGGGAGCGCATCCTGAAGGCCGGCGGCGAGGTGCTGACCTTCGACCAACTGGCCCTCCGCTCGCCCACCGGCAAGAACACCCTGCTGCTGCAGGGCAGGCGTACCGCCCGCACCGCCTGCAAGCACTTCGGCAAGGCCCCCGGTGTGCCCCACTCGCACACCCGCCCCTATGTCCGCTCCAAGGGACGCAAGTTCGAGCGCGCCCGTGGTCGCCGCTCCAGCTGTGGCTACAAGAAGTAA
- the LOC108065790 gene encoding uncharacterized protein, whose amino-acid sequence MKWTTVGLLLAVGLLTLPFPGLASRNLTEFMGHRQKRWLIYQNSGSMKFSIGPSTPIPLEDKVSFRSCVLSFTLQGGSYSLPTSPIWPWDKWEGTFARSLAQMRRNIERHTAIGGVRYADDARLLVYTALEEYMGRRNNDLSMGRQCLLRSICENAQIHHHIGVFSEIIDIILSPGKADLDSSYHEAYAAGRAGANCLGLYSSCPRGLNFLDGLLIVEDD is encoded by the exons ATGAAGTGGACAACGGTGGGTCTGCTCTTGGCGGTGGGTCTGCTCACCCTGCCATTCCCGGGACTCGCCTCTCGAAATCTCACGGAGTTTATGGGTCACCGGCAGAAGCGATGGCTGATCTACCAGAATAGTGGATCCATGAAGTTCAGCATTGGTCCATCGACACCGATTCCATTGGAGGACAAGGTGTCCTTCCGATCCTGTGTGCTCTCCTTCACGCTCCAAGGTGGCTCCTATTCCCTGCCCACATCGCCAATCTGGCCCTGGGACAAGTGGGAGGGCACCTTTGCCCGATCCTTGGCGCAAATGAGACGGAATATCGAAAGACATACGGCAATTGGAGGAGTCCGATATGCGGACGATGCCAGGCTGTTGGTCTACACTGCTTTGGAGGAGTACATGGGCAGGAGGAACAACGACCTTTCCATGGGCAGGCAATGCCTTTTGCGGTCCATCTGCGAGAACGCCCAGATACATCACCACATCGGTGTGTTCTCTGAAATTATAGATATCATactcag TCCCGGCAAAGCGGATCTGGACAGTTCCTATCATGAGGCCTATGCCGCCGGAAGAGCTGGAGCTAATTGCCTGGGACTATACAGCTCCTGTCCTCGGGGTCTCAACTTCCTCGACGGGCTTTTGATTGTGGAAGATGATTGA
- the LOC108065849 gene encoding uncharacterized protein, translated as MHLAAWIYLFSGLLPLVKSAYDVVNPSVGQNITEYLHARQKRHQLIYRNGGTIRLVVGPVLATQLEDPVVWRSMVYYYVLHFGAFTLPSAPLYPWDKWETIYARSLQEKIRSLDQSHEDDTRTFVYAALENYMDQVSGSVGRGRQCLLRGICENAQVHYHVGIMAELLNVLLTPGKTRLDLAYTEALAAGKAGIDCLSHFSDCPRGESVLDAYAVEVDY; from the exons ATGCACCTGGCGGCTTGGATATACTTATTTTCTGGGCTATTACCCCTGGTCAAAAGTGCCTACGATGTGGTGAACCCTTCAGTTGGTCAGAATATCACGGAATATCTGCATGCACGCCAGAAAAGACATCAATTGATTTATCGGAATGGAGGAACCATCCGTTTGGTAGTGGGTCCCGTGTTGGCCACACAACTCGAGGATCCTGTCGTCTGGCGCAGCATGGTTTACTATTATGTTCTGCATTTCGGAGCATTTACACTGCCATCAGCTCCACTTTATCCATGGGATAAATGGGAGACGATCTACGCCCGTTCGCTGCAGGAGAAGATCAGGAGCTTGGACCAATCCCACGAAGACGACACTCGCACATTTGTCTATGCGGCATTGGAGAACTATATGGACCAGGTCAGTGGATCGGTGGGTCGGGGTCGGCAGTGCTTGTTGCGCGGGATCTGCGAGAATGCCCAGGTCCATTATCATGTGGGCATAATGGCTGAGCTACTAAACGTTTTACTAAC aCCTGGTAAAACGCGATTGGATCTGGCCTATACGGAAGCCTTAGCTGCAGGAAAAGCTGGAATAGATTGCTTATCACACTTTTCGGATTGTCCAAGAGGTGAAAGTGTCTTGGATGCCTATGCTGTGGAGGTggattattaa
- the Neos gene encoding nuclear receptor coactivator 5, which translates to MSEPGSVGYNITKDPALAKSRIFLGNLPICTREELVSICQPYGKVLGSMVQKNYGFVQFESEEVANKAASALHKSTFKQNVLTVRNASIKSKAANANAKRNPNQGAQVTVQGGIVMSAAAAAAGQPLINDCEIIVKNRENTKYAEYIEERLKNASLRVDVLFPNEDVMLGKVLANISSRGCLYAVLVTPQHEEHNSITVNILYGVPAEHRNMPLEDAITLIATDFRLKKQRDAVAPPVVTTIHKGQRRHPDQMQELLERLADNHPLTASQYEVILKYLEGQREEQLKREVGEANALAKLKAPDPEIELQKKILSIMNKPAVTEITNELLYPTFEAVKADKRLMELLGDERVMAALKSVYNSDVKQTIAEFL; encoded by the exons ATGTCCGAGCCGGGAAGCGTGGGCTACAACATAACGAAGGACCCGGCCTTGGCCAAGAGCCGGATCTTTCTGGGCAACCTGCCGATTTGCACGCGCGAGGAGTTGGTGAGCATTTGCCAGCCGTACGGCAAGGTGCTCGGCTCGATGGTCCAGAAGAACTACGGATTCGTGCAGTTCGAAAGCGAGGAGGTGGCCAACAAGGCGGCCTCCGCGCTGCACAAGTCCACCTTCAAGCAGAACGTGCTCACCGTGCGCAACGCCAGCATAAAATCGAAGGCGGCGAATGCAAATGCCAAAAGAAATCCCAACCAGGGCGCCCAGGTGACGGTTCAGGGCGGGATTGTGATGTccgcggcggcggcggctgctggTCAGCCGCTGATCAACGATTGCGAGATTATAGTCAAGAATCGGGAGAATAC CAAATACGCCGAGTACATTGAGGAGCGACTGAAGAACGCCAGTTTGCGGGTGGATGTCCTGTTTCCCAACGAGGACGTCATGCTGGGCAAGGTCCTGGCCAACATCTCATCGCGTGGCTGCCTGTATGCGGTCCTAGTAACTCCCCAGCACGAGGAGCACAACAGCATCACCGTGAACATCCTGTACGGAGTGCCCGCCGAGCATCGCAACATGCCACTGGAGGATGCCATCACCCTGATTGCCACAGATTTCAGACTAAAGAAGCAACGCGATGCAGTTGCCCCGCCGGTGGTGACCACGATTCACAAGGGACAGCGAAGGCATCCCGATCAAATGCAGGAGCTGCTCGAGAGGCTGGCCGACAATCATCCCTTGACCGCCTCGCAGTACGAGGTGATCTTGAAGTATCTCGAGGGGCAGCGCGAGGAGCAACTGAAGCGGGAGGTGGGCGAGGCCAACGCACTGGCCAAGCTGAAGGCTCCCGATCCAGAGATCGAGCTGCAGAAGAAGATACTGAGCATCATGAACAAGCCGGCGGTGACCGAAATCACCAACGAGCTCTTGTATCCCACTTTCGAGGCGGTCAAGGCGGACAAAAGGCTGATGGAGCTGCTGGGCGACGAACGCGTCATGGCGGCCTTGAAAAGTGTTTACAATTCGGATGTTAAGCAAACTATAGCAGAGTTCTTGTAG
- the mRpL50 gene encoding large ribosomal subunit protein mL50 → MATLRKTPILVGCLQRSFASAAKAAKAKPIKTGSLSAVGESIAAKGFLRPHKPYSPPADAAERIRSVAASLQLKSDQLGNLAEKFEFLNACFKELQHGVPSSQVHELRTVADVIAFYQTSVDTTVPLDALKRIDLPENLHIQYEYVRFNPETDTKFDGQTAFPKSSTLVTGLKYREKYQGHEAKRSWP, encoded by the exons ATGGCAACTTTACGTAAAACCCCAATT CTCGTGGGATGCTTGCAGAGGAGTTTTGCCTCGGCCGCCAAGGCTGCAAAGGCGAAGCCCATCAAAACAGGCTCCTTATCTGCTGTCGGCGAGTCGATTGCCGCCAAGGG TTTCCTGCGTCCCCACAAGCCGTACTCTCCACCAGCAGATGCCGCAGAACGTATACGCAGCGTGGCCGCCTCCCTTCAGCTGAAATCCGATCAGTTGGGAAATCTCGCCGAGAAGTTTGAGTTCCTGAACGCCTGCTTTAAGGAGCTGCAGCACGGAGTGCCCAGTTCCCAGGTCCATGAGCTGCGCACCGTCGCGGATGTTATAGCCTTCTACCAGACATCTGTGGACACCACTGTCCCATTGGATGCACTGAAGCGCATCGATCTCCCAGAGAATCTGCACATCCAGTACGAGTACGTGCGCTTCAATCCCGAGACAGACACCAAATTCGACGGCCAGACGGCCTTCCCGAAGTCCTCCACGCTGGTCACGGGTCTCAAGTACCGGGAAAAGTACCAGGGACACGAGGCCAAGCGATCCTGGCCCTAA
- the BHD gene encoding folliculin — translation MNAVIALCHFCEAHGPCAIFCTQTLRDTKLEDLSLEQQQQSQQKSCSSCNYSMGRNNNAIYSRDTESGATFVSTKVAVLPEVANLVKQAAVLSLSNGTDATKDGEFVFFGDSARGHILSHTFRLSDLQARGYSQLFSIIVLMKDKYFLLNIKPFLAEHLKKVSTELQAAARKTKETEESTYSERQRRLSGAQFLMHTSRSLLELTGEEHIFAQLHSHFSWLLLAGSRFLTEHVTFGNLPWLPPQSSGRPPAQRLTYNSSTLPMIESIDDPDLEEFFSLRHLKSVVRKEEFATVCYCALTGVKIVVRGDPRKTFRFMVCLKKLLPEPMHNLMRIDAQHQHSISSEYKIISVSNDIAVPMASNSVFRIDFLDKHVNGHEVSVKWPGELPRKLPDLMVKLLKAVEEKNFTELVLNKQTKVLIEEWKNKVTCLNHAKSTSVQGKLKKVLGVQPHDQPVINYWGTHLH, via the exons ATGAACGCCGTGATAGCGCTGTGCCACTTTTGCGAGGCGCACGGTCCCTGCGCCATCTTCTGCACCCAGACGCTGCGGGACACGAAGCTAGAGGATCTGTcgctggagcagcagcagcagtcgcagcagaagtcctgctcctcctgcaaCTACTCGATGGGCAGGAACAACAATGCGATCTACAGCAGGGACACGGAAAGCGGGGCCACCTTTGTGAGCACCAAGGTGGCCGTCCTGCCGGAGGTGGCCAATCTGGTCAAGCAGGCGGCGGTCCTGAGTCTGAGCAATGGAACGGATGCCACTAAAGACGGGGAGTTTGTCTTCTTCGGCGACTCTGCCAGGGGTCACATTTTGAGTCACACCTTCCGGCTGAGCGATTTGCAGGCGCGCGGCTACTCGCAGCTCTTCTCCATCATTGTCCTGATGAAGGACAAGTACTTTCTGCTGAACATCAAGCCCTTCCTGGCGGAGCACCTGAAGAAGGTGTCCACGGAGCTGCAGGCGGCTGCCAGGAAGACCAAGGAGACCGAGGAGTCGACCTACTCGGAGCGACAGAGGCGTCTGTCGGGCGCCCAGTTCCTGATGCACACCTCCCGCTCGCTGCTGGAACTCACAGGCGAGGAGCACATCTTCGCCCAGCTGCATTCGCACTTCTCGTGGCTGCTGCTTGCAGGATCTAGATTCCTCACCGAACACGTAACGTTTGGTAATCTGCCGTGGCTGCCCCCGCAAAGCAGTGGCCGTCCTCCCGCCCAGCGACTCACCTACAACAGCTCCACGCTGCCCATGATCGAGAGCATCGACGATCCGGATCTGGAGGAGTTCTTCTCGCTGCGACATTTGAAGAGTGTGGTGCGCAAGGAGGAGTTCGCCACCGTTTGCTATTGCGCCTTGACGGGCGTGAAGATTGTGGTGCGCGGGGATCCAAGGAAAACCTTCCGCTTTATGGTCTGCCTGAAGAAACTCCTGCCCGAGCCCATGCACAACCTGATGCGAATCGATGCCCAGCATCAGCACTCCATCAGCTCCGAGTACAAGATAATATCCGTTTCCAATGATATAGCTGTGCCCATGGCTAGTAACTCGGTGTTTCGCATCGATTTCCTGGACAAACACGTCAACGGACACGAGGTGTCGGTCAAATGGCCGGGTGAGCTGCCTAGGAAAT TGCCAGATCTCATGGTGAAACTTCTGAAGGCGGTGGAGGAGAAGAACTTTACAGAACTAGTGCTGAACAAGCAGACCAAAGTGCTTATAGAAGAGTGGAAAAA CAAAGTGACCTGCCTCAACCATGCCAAATCCACCAGCGTCCAGGGCAAACTGAAGAAGGTGCTCGGCGTGCAGCCGCACGACCAACCAGTAATCAACTACTGGGGCACGCACCTCCACTAG
- the mei-P22 gene encoding meiotic recombination protein P22 gives MERIPSTPSPASTYCSACVGSQHSPVRRSQRLIDKEIRNSQKIPPKSCSPQLFGNDEDYYTELPLQQDKPTAKVVHLQPADKVVHLRSSDEIVHQKSSDKIIHLKNDINKQGRNKNDNQDPDPPKTSQRKRSRPATPKKRVRKPKQPAKEKPQKDYPGISPSSSKLPSQYPAHFVHQLPPSEELNSSSDALDFGEDTHIPDIPSETESDFSVNISLSDSIGEIFGTKDVCSILKVQRPRKYILLEDHLPALATMLDVNLERLRNALEITQRLTHEQILRLPVKQEVEDIEELQTNLV, from the coding sequence atGGAGAGGATACCATCGACTCCAAGTCCGGCCTCCACTTACTGCTCGGCCTGTGTGGGTTCCCAACACTCGCCGGTGCGCCGATCGCAGCGCCTAATCGACAAGGAAATCCGGAATTCCCAGAAGATTCCGCCCAAAAGCTGTTCTCCTCAATTGTTCGGGAACGATGAAGACTATTATACTGAACTACCGTTGCAGCAGGACAAACCCACTGCGAAAGTTGTCCATTTGCAGCCGGCGGATAAAGTAGTACACCTAAGATCCTCTGATGAAATCGTCCACCAGAAGTCTTCGGATAAGATTATCCACCTTAAGAATGATATCAATAAACAAGGAAGGAATAAGAATGATAATCAAGATCCTGATCCTCCAAAAACTTCCCAAAGGAAGAGGAGCCGACCGGCAACACCCAAAAAACGTGTGCGAAAACCGAAGCAACCGGCTAAGGAGAAGCCCCAAAAAgattacccagggatctcgcCCTCTTCATCGAAACTGCCCTCACAATATCCAGCACATTTTGTTCACCAGTTGCCGCCCTCAGAGGAATTGAATTCCTCATCCGATGCCCTTGATTTTGGCGAGGACACTCATATTCCGGATATTCCATCGGAAACCGAATCGGATTTCTCCGTGAACATCTCCCTGAGCGACTCCATTGGCGAAATATTCGGCACCAAGGATGTATGTAGCATCCTAAAAGTGCAGCGTCCGCGTAAATACATTTTACTGGAGGATCACCTGCCCGCCTTGGCCACCATGTTGGATGTGAACCTAGAGCGCCTACGGAATGCCCTGGAAATAACTCAGCGCTTGACCCATGAGCAGATCCTGCGTCTTCCTGTCAAGCAAGAAGTCGAGGACATAGAGGAACTCCAAACTAATCTTGTTTAA